From the Lemur catta isolate mLemCat1 chromosome 1, mLemCat1.pri, whole genome shotgun sequence genome, the window TGTCTTGGGGATACTTACTGGGTTTCCATGCAGAGGAATCATGTGATTAAAATAGCTAATAGAATTATTGCTTGGGGtacaataaaagaagaagaaaggaaaacctATATCCATTTTACATTCTGTCATGCTAACAGTGCTTTAAGTTTCTAAAGTGTTTACCAGATGCCGAAGGCAAGGTGGGAAGTGAAAGCTCTTTGTGGATATTTTAAACTCTATGTTAGAGAGCAGCTTTTGGAAAATCCCCGACTTGGTTCTGCTTTCTGACCTGTCTCTACCTTTTGAGGGTAATCTTGTGGCACAAGTGattgcatttaaaaactttagagttttattaatttctgctccTCCCTGATGTAAGCCCTGAGCTATCTTCTATGCAATTCTGCCGTGTCTGCTGTTTGGTCTCTTTGTGTTGATACTTGGACTTGGGTGCAATAGCAACTTCCCTATTCTGTTCATTCCACCTTTTAAGTTGTGTAAAgttcttcacttttttctctgagggtctagggggtggggggagtcaacatgattatattttaatgtagaaAATGTGATAGCtggatataaaatgaaaataaatgttaaattaaatggaaaaaaatacaagccatctttttcccccctttttatggccatttctaaattttaaaattgatcagAAATCTTCATATTTAAGACCGATGATATGGCACATAGTGACATCAACAAATCAGATCTAGCCGAAATCACAAAAGTTTAGGCTATCCTAAGACTCTCATAAATATCACCCAGCAACAGTAAAATTATTGGTCTGATATTTACATGAATGTTGACcagattataaaaacatataattccaaaaaattcaacaaatactgttgTTTAGAGTTTTAAATCATATTATCTTTGGATGGTTGCCATATATTCTCTTTTATATTACATTCCTATAACCTTATTgaaatgttttgtactttttcagaatttcaaagaaaaataataatgaaggttgaaaaaatattaaagatctAAACTCATAATTGAAATAAACTAATAAGTAACCAGTAATAATTATTCTTATTCTCTTATTCACTAGGAATCACCATGGAATGTCTTTTAAAAGTCTGTTCTTAGGAGGCATTTAAAAGtgtgtaattaaaataaaaaaaccctcaatTTTCACATAACTTTTCCATTACAGTGTAAAATAAAGCATACCTATGGTAATTGGGACTAACAGACTTCAATTATGTAACTGATAAAAAGATTACGGTTTTTGCTTATCTGAAAGATTTCTAAGAAAGACTGAAAAGGAACCTTAACATTTAATACCTAAAAGGCagataagagaaaaacaatgatAACTGCTATACTGTATTTACTCAGAGATCATACTGCCAGCAACTCGATCACCTGTACCATAACTGCCAATCCTTAAAAAAGGTAAAGGACCTCTGGGCTCCTGAAAGAGATAACTCAAAATCAATCTACTTATCCAAGATTCCTGGCTATTAATTTTCTCTTACTTGTAGTACTAACCAACCTtggctcttttattttctggaagagaaaataatttcacagaaGATTAGAGGAAACTAGAATAAAAGGGATAGTAGTTATAGATGGACAAAACAACAGTGCTACAAAGTTATGCCCAtttagttaaggaaaaaaaaagaaaagctattagAAGATTGATTGAGGCTGTCTAGCAAAGGAACACAAAAACTACATCAAAACTGATGTACCAAAAGACAATTCAGTTTTTAAGTTAAATATCAAGTGCTATTTAGGCAAGAAGAGAAATATatgattgattttatttctattaaaaaaagattaaaatgaaagattttatattttagcaaCCTTGAAAATCTATCAACTATATGCCCAATGATACTGGCTAATGAAACACTACTAGTCTTTCTACCCTTGCTCCCCAATTGTATTTATTAAACTAAATGCAATGGCAAACCCATCTCTACTGGTTTATATAATCACTCTATATCCAACAACTAGTTGAATTTTTAgtactgaaatataataaataacctTGGGCAATTAGATATTGCTAGCCAGCAAGATAAGAATTTctcaaattctcatttttcatgaTCTTCATGAAAAAACTGGTCGGGTGATGACTGTCTGTAGGTGAACTTGTTCAGCTGATAGTTCAGAGCCAGCACTGGCAGCTTACCACATATAATAGTAACTTAAAGATGCTTTGCACAAGTTAACCAATCCTTGCTTATACACATGAACTTCAAATAGATAAACTTAATCTTGccaaaattttttctgtatatcaAGAAGTATATatcctaaagaaagaaagaaaaatacatatctaGAAATGTAACTTACCTCATCACTTTCAGGCTGTGAAAACACGATTGGTTGGCCTGTATCTGAAGCTTCCCTTATATTAAGGTGTAAGGGAATGTCTCCTGAAAGAGCCCACCAGATATCCATCAGTAtcagaaaaatttatatagaCATTTAGAATCTCATTATTTGAActttggaaagaaacaaaatacgAACTGAAGTGATTCAAATAAACCCAAGTTATGACTATCTTCAAATTGCTGaatctctgaaaaaaattcaaatgaaaagtaGGGGCAAAATATTCCATTTGAGGGTAGTACAGTGATTGTTATATGTATAATATGAAAGCCATATGGCAGCCAATGAAGGGATGATTTACTCTTTCCTGGAGGTCTTCCAGCAAGGAATAGCTTGGAAGACATTTGTAAGTGATTTCTCCCTGTAAGATCTGATATAGATATATCATGCCAAATAATAAGAGGAAATTGAAGAGGAAAAGATGGAGAGGCAAAGTAGTACACAAAAGtaccataaaataattttcctgatgTTGGCAGATGAGTGAATTCAGAGAACTATTAAAAAGTAGACCAGATGTGTTATCATAACCACCTACCTCTTCATcagatagaattatttttctattattatttactaaTCTATGTAGCATTATATATAACTTGTCAGTTTCATGAGGTATCAGTGGGTATATAATAAGAACCTCCAACATACAGACTGGGGTTGAAGAGGTTGTATGTCTTTCCTGAGGACATATTACTATTAAGGTGGTAGAATTTAGGAGCAATATCTTCTGACGAATCATCCAATATACTGTTTCTACCACATCACCACAAATGATGTCTTTCAAAGGCTGAGATTTAAAATGCAGTAAATGAAGTCTTAAGTAAAACAGTTGACTCAGCACTCTCAGAACCACTCTGAATCCATGCAAAGGTTATCGAAACGTGTATGTTTTATTCAAATAAGTAATTCAGCACCATGCCAGGCAATGTAAATAATGCAGAAATATATGTTGTAACACACTTTATATTATGAAGTACACAGAAGAGGAATTTGTATTTCATGTTCCTCTTGTCAGCAACTCTTGCAATCTTAATCAGCTGAGTCTTTCCTTAATGTCTAATGGCCAAATGATAAAATACATGGATATTTCAGCAGCCATTTAAAAGTTAGCCTTTCGGTAAATATGATGTCTATTCTATAGATCAACTTAAGACTGTAGGAAACCATCACAGGGGCAGGCAGAGAAAAATAAGTTATAGACAATACTTAGAAATCCATAAagttttttctcttgatttatgAATTGCCATTATGATAAGGACttctgaataatttcttttctactgCAGAAATGGAAGGATAAAGTAAAACCTTCTCCATTATATAGCCACCTATTGACAACACTTCTGCCCTCCAGAGACTCACAATCCTACCTACAGACATAGAAGAGTAgactaggaaagagaaaaatcttgtTAAAAAACAGGCGGCATAAGAATGGCAATGGACTAATGGCTGTATCTAGAGAGGGATAAAAAGGAGTAAAGGCATGGAGAGGGAGTGAAGAGCAGCCTGGGCATGAAGAATACCTTTGAGGGACTAGATATGAAAGAAGTGAGGGCCCATTTCAGATACATAATGGGCTAAAGGGTTTTCTGTGAGATGGTCTGAGACTTTATTATGCATAAACTGTCCCTGCAGATAAATATGGATAAGGTTCTGAAGAGCTATTGTGCCATATCATTTAAAACACAAcccaataaatgaaaataaagagtcTTCCAGTGagtcataaaaggaaaataagggtTCCCAGGGGGTTCAACCAGCCAGGAGGCCATAGCTGAGAAAGCTCTTTCCCTGACTTCAGTTCCTCATTCCTAGTTTCCACTTCATGGGAGATCCCTCTGAAACCCCATGACTACAATAAAAGGAGGAGATGTGTCCTGCGTTGGAACTCTATGTTATGGGAACTGCCATAACACTGCTAGACACAACAGTCTACAGCACTGTTTTTGTCATCAGTAATCAGTGTTTCTGATACATTTTTAGGGTAACTGTACATGTGTAAgttgttaattaaaatataacttccATATATGAAATTGTTTCTCTATGAGATGTTTCAAATTGTAAAAACTGACTTACAAAATTGTACTGCCCATTTACAAGTTAGGAAATTACAAGGTTGTAAGCTTAATTCAATAATGTCATTATAATTACACATTTACTTTATTATATAAGTGAAGGTCAATCTGTTATGTTATTACACAGATTTGCAAAATTGAACTTTCTAGGTTAGTTAAATGAAAAACAGTTGCAGAATATAATTACTGGCTATAATTATAGCAATGGATCAAAATACATCAATTGTATTCACCTGGTATTGTAGTGGCTGCTATAGTGCAAATgcataacaataatatatttaacatcaCCTTTTAGTAACTTAATTATAACAGAGAATGTTTTGAAATTCCTTGATCTCGAGGGGATCTTAATTTTTAACTACCTAAAACTAATAATTCACTCTATGCCTCACTTATTCAGCATCTTACATCTGCCTTTGCCAAGAACAGAAACTCATTcacaattaaaatatcaaaacatgTTTTCTAAAAAGTCTATTAAGTTGCTTGTGGgtttttgaaaaatcatgttttatcCAAAATCTGTGTTTTACTCAGTTAACACatgattttagtttttctcaCAGCACTAATTAATTCTTCAATTCAGTGCTGTGAACAGTGTATACAATGTGAGTTTCAGGTGCCATATTTTACAGACATgtcaaacacataaaaagattacagaaaatagtaaatattatcaTTCTAAAGCAGAAAGACTAACAAATACAGAACCAATCAGGAAGGCATTTTTATGTATGCACCAAGAACTGACACTTCCAAAGGTTGCCACAACATATTGAACAGGTATTTTGATGTATATGTTTATACTGAGAGATGTATGCCTAACTTAGCAAACAAACTGATGACCATCATTCAAAATATGGATTCAAATCACAGTGCTCAGACCACGAAACTGTCTTCTCAAATTTAAATTACGAGCAGTTTTTAGCTACAGAAGAAATTACTATCATAGTTGGCAAAATGAAACCTattcaaaaagccaaaaaaaggtTAGCACATAGAATTGCGCTATattaacttaatttaaaatacaaagccAGAAGCAAATCATCATTTTCTGAGACATTCTTAATCACCACCCCTATCCCCACTTTCCTTTCTGCCACTTCCTCTACAAAAGAACGTCCTACGGTCTTACCTAGAACATCAAGACCAAGGGTCCGCGCTAGTTTCCTTGCACCATCAGCACCAAAAATATGAGTTTTGTGTTTACATTTTGGACACTGGAAAACACTCATATTTTGGACAAGGCCAAGAacctataataataaaaacacattgaAATCAAGATAAAATCAAACCAGATCTTAATACATTGTTTCAACAAGTTTTTACTGGTTACCTACTAACTTCTAGCAATATAATGATAAGTTATGGCTTCTGCTCTGAAGGAACTCACAAGCtagtgagagagaaagacataTGTAATTTACTTTAATATCACAATAAATGCTAAAGAGAGATGAATAACAGGAACCAAAAGATTCTGCCTAAAAATATAGGAGGAATCTTTGAGTTGCTCATAGACAATTGTTCCTTCAGGTTGGGGGTGACAAGGTCGGGCGAAGCCTACAGAGGGGATTCTAGGCAGAAGGGAGAGCACAAGCCAAGGCAGCAAAATATAACTGTGTATGGCCTATTTGGGCTGCAGCCCAGTGGGTGGGTGGTCAAGGCAGAAGATTGTTTGGTAAGGAAAGTTAGGGTCAGATGATAAGATGCTAACCGCCATCCATGCATTTGAGGCTTTCCTGGAAACCACTAATGGTTTTTAAAGTTGAGAAGATGGTATTGAAGAGGTAGTGTTACACAATCAGATCTGTGTTTCAATTTAGCTCTGATGacaatatggagaaaaataacaaaggagaaacagaggaaaataaacaggCAAAAGATTAACTGTGAATGAAACCTCACAGTAAATAACAGTACACATATACTGAGTCCTTATTATGAGCCAGACATTGGGATAAGTGCTTCAAATGTACTATCTTATTTACTCCTCACAAGAACTTTGAGATGAGTATTTTATCATCCCCATtctatagctgaggaaactgacaGTGCTAGCAAAAGATAAACTTAGCTCTTACCAAAATGCTATtgtttgaaacaaaattttaaagtttcatagAAAATGTCCATCACCTTCTGAGTTTCCCCAGCTTCTGGCACAAAATAGATACAgctgacctttgaacaacacgggtttgaactgcgTGGGTCTacttacacatggattttttttcaaccaactGGGGATCAAAAATGCAGTATtagccaggagcggtggctcatgcctgtaatcctagcactctggggggccaaggcaggaggatcgcttgagctcaggagttcaagaccagcctgagcaaaagcaagaccccatctctagtggaaaaaaaaaaaaaaaacagaaaaaattagccaggtttggtagtgtatgcctgtggtcccagttacttgggaggctgaggcaggaggatcagttgagcctgggagtttgggttgcagtgagctatgatgatgacaatgcactctagcccagatgacagatcaagagtctgtctcaaaaaagaaaaaaaaaaaagaaagaaagaaagaaagaaagaaaagaaagaaagaaagaaagaaagaaagaaagaaagaaagaaagaaagaaagaaagaaagaaagaaagaaagaaagaaagaaaggaaaggaaggaaggaaggaaggaaggaaggaaggaaggaaggaaggaaagaaagaaagaaagaaagaaagaaagaaagaaagaaagaaagaaagaaagaaagaaagaaagaaagaaagaaagaaaagaaagaaagaaagaaaaacaaaaaccaaaaaaacacagTACTACTGGGccagtggcacatgcctctaatcccagctccttgggaggt encodes:
- the NUBPL gene encoding iron-sulfur protein NUBPL isoform X2 — encoded protein: MPPGTGDVQLSVSQNIPISGAVIVSTPQDIALMDAHKGAEMFRKVHVPVLGLVQNMSVFQCPKCKHKTHIFGADGARKLARTLGLDVLGDIPLHLNIREASDTGQPIVFSQPESDEAKAYLRIAVEVVRRLPPPPE